A single Syntrophales bacterium DNA region contains:
- a CDS encoding hemolysin family protein, which translates to MDSHITLRLVLLAFLLILSGFFSSSEASLFSLTSLHLHKMRTERSQFLSYVQRLLKFPRRLLITILVGNESVNVTISVVSAAIFIYFMGKEGKWMAIAVTTPLLLIFGEAIPKTLAIINPIGFSSYVSPLLTVFFGIVRPIVWILERISGFFVNLFSVGDAKRSDVLMEDEFRTLVDVGHEEGALEEPQKDLINRVFELRDTRVSYVMTPRVDMFCLPISMDIKSMERKIIGTRHSRIPVYGDNSDDILGILYVKDLMAMIARKEIVVSIETLLRKPYFVPLEKTADSLLRDFQARKIHMAIVVDEHGGVAGVVTMEDILESLFGDIYDEYDVREDLYQRVDDKTLMVSGMMSADDLNDLIGASIPSEDFDTVGGFVFHLFGKLPVRGEEISFNGFTFSVEKMSRARILKIRVVEKEVEDGK; encoded by the coding sequence TTGGATTCGCACATTACATTAAGGCTTGTTCTGTTAGCTTTTCTATTGATACTTTCTGGATTTTTTTCCAGTTCTGAAGCCTCGCTTTTTTCCCTTACTTCACTTCATCTCCACAAGATGAGAACAGAAAGATCTCAATTCTTGTCCTACGTTCAAAGGCTCTTGAAGTTTCCCAGGAGGCTGCTCATAACCATACTCGTGGGTAACGAATCCGTTAATGTTACCATTTCGGTTGTATCAGCAGCCATTTTTATCTACTTTATGGGAAAGGAAGGTAAGTGGATGGCAATAGCTGTTACCACTCCACTGCTCCTCATCTTTGGGGAGGCCATTCCCAAGACTCTTGCCATAATTAATCCAATAGGGTTTTCATCCTATGTTTCACCCCTCTTGACGGTTTTCTTTGGTATCGTACGACCGATTGTATGGATATTGGAAAGGATTTCCGGCTTTTTCGTTAACCTTTTCAGTGTAGGGGATGCCAAAAGAAGTGACGTCTTGATGGAGGATGAATTCAGGACGCTGGTTGACGTTGGTCACGAAGAAGGAGCTCTTGAGGAACCCCAGAAGGATCTGATTAACAGGGTATTTGAACTTCGCGATACAAGGGTTTCATACGTGATGACCCCAAGGGTGGATATGTTTTGTCTCCCTATCTCCATGGACATAAAAAGTATGGAAAGGAAGATAATTGGCACCAGGCATTCAAGAATACCGGTTTATGGTGACAACAGCGATGATATTCTCGGAATTTTATATGTCAAGGATCTTATGGCTATGATAGCGAGAAAGGAAATAGTGGTTAGTATTGAAACATTATTAAGAAAACCATATTTTGTCCCGCTGGAAAAGACAGCCGATAGCCTCCTTAGAGATTTTCAAGCAAGAAAGATACATATGGCGATAGTCGTGGATGAACATGGTGGTGTGGCGGGTGTTGTGACAATGGAGGATATCCTGGAAAGCCTTTTCGGTGATATCTACGATGAATATGATGTAAGAGAGGATTTGTACCAAAGGGTGGATGATAAAACTCTTATGGTTTCCGGAATGATGTCGGCAGATGATCTTAACGATCTTATTGGGGCTTCCATTCCTTCGGAGGATTTCGATACGGTTGGCGGATTTGTTTTTCACCTATTCGGAAAGCTGCCTGTAAGAGGTGAGGAGATTTCCTTTAATGGTTTTACTTTCAGTGTGGAAAAAATGAGCAGGGCAAGAATATTAAAGATAAGAGTAGTAGAAAAAGAGGTTGAAGATGGAAAGTAA
- the purD gene encoding phosphoribosylamine--glycine ligase codes for MSNVLLVGNGAREHVIAETVFRSKHHSRLFSYMKANNPGIASLSDKVLIGDYGDLEGIKKFSKECHIDFAIIGPEDPLNNGVVDFLQEIGIPSVGPTKSLARLETSKSFTRDLLRKYNIPGNPKFEIFSSMEGIRDFLDELDEAVIKPDGLTGGKGVWVQGDHFQTKEEALEYCRKLLAEHPSVIIDEKLEGEEFSLQCLCDGKTVVTTPPVQDHKRRFVDDKGPNTGGMGSYSSEDHSLPFMSLDDVAEGLAITQKVAEAIYKETGEYYKGVMYGGFIITKNGVELLEYNARFGDPEAMNTLPLLKTDFIDVCNAIIEGTLDKLHIEFEKKATVCKYVVPKGYGLPEDHPDAKTTSSKIEVGDVGEAKLYYASVDKRDDGLYMTTSRAIGVVGIAEDLNKAEQIAEEAVSAIKGHVAHRPDIGTKELIERRILHMQEIK; via the coding sequence ATGTCTAATGTGCTTTTAGTTGGAAATGGTGCAAGGGAACATGTTATTGCTGAGACTGTCTTTAGGTCGAAGCATCATTCCAGGCTTTTCTCATATATGAAAGCCAACAATCCTGGCATAGCCTCACTCTCTGATAAAGTCTTGATCGGGGATTATGGTGATTTGGAAGGGATAAAAAAGTTTTCAAAAGAGTGCCATATTGATTTCGCGATCATCGGCCCGGAAGATCCCCTGAATAACGGTGTTGTTGATTTCCTGCAGGAAATAGGCATACCAAGTGTAGGACCGACAAAAAGCCTGGCAAGACTGGAAACCTCAAAATCATTCACCAGAGATCTGCTGAGAAAATATAATATACCCGGCAATCCAAAATTTGAAATATTTTCTTCCATGGAAGGAATAAGGGATTTTCTTGATGAACTGGATGAAGCCGTTATAAAACCCGACGGCCTGACAGGCGGAAAGGGAGTCTGGGTACAGGGGGATCACTTTCAAACGAAAGAGGAGGCCCTGGAATACTGCAGGAAGCTTTTAGCGGAACATCCATCAGTTATCATAGATGAAAAACTGGAAGGGGAAGAATTCTCGTTACAGTGTCTATGTGATGGAAAAACAGTGGTTACAACACCTCCCGTACAGGATCATAAGAGAAGATTTGTAGATGACAAAGGACCAAACACAGGGGGCATGGGTTCCTACTCCTCCGAAGACCATTCACTGCCCTTTATGAGTCTGGATGACGTAGCAGAAGGTCTGGCCATAACGCAGAAAGTGGCGGAGGCAATTTATAAAGAAACAGGCGAATATTATAAGGGAGTAATGTACGGTGGATTTATAATAACAAAAAACGGAGTCGAATTGCTGGAATACAATGCTCGGTTTGGAGACCCCGAAGCGATGAACACCCTGCCTCTTCTGAAGACTGATTTTATAGATGTCTGCAATGCGATTATTGAAGGAACACTTGACAAACTCCATATTGAATTTGAGAAAAAGGCGACCGTATGCAAGTATGTTGTTCCAAAGGGTTATGGTCTGCCGGAGGACCACCCGGATGCAAAAACAACATCATCAAAGATCGAGGTTGGTGATGTGGGAGAAGCGAAGCTCTACTATGCATCCGTTGACAAAAGGGACGATGGACTCTATATGACGACATCAAGGGCGATCGGAGTAGTCGGGATAGCAGAGGACCTGAATAAAGCAGAGCAGATCGCAGAAGAAGCTGTGTCGGCAATAAAGGGGCATGTGGCTCACAGACCTGATATCGGCACGAAAGAGCTGATAGAAAGAAGAATCCTGCACATGCAGGAAATAAAATAA